From Rutidosis leptorrhynchoides isolate AG116_Rl617_1_P2 chromosome 3, CSIRO_AGI_Rlap_v1, whole genome shotgun sequence, a single genomic window includes:
- the LOC139901320 gene encoding uncharacterized mitochondrial protein AtMg00810-like — protein MYHQGLDTAYLLLYVDAIVLTASSTGLVKRIIASLHKEFAMTDLGPLNYFLGIHATRTASSIFLSQKQYASEIIERAGMPSCHPCRTPVEAGAKLTSHGPPVKDPTIYRSLAGALQYLTYTRPDISYAIQQICLFMHDPREQHMHALKRIICYIHGTADLSLQLYASSPTTLVAYSDADWAGCPTTRRSTSGYCVFLGNNLLSWSSKRQLTPSRSSAEAEYRGVANAVAETCWIRNLLRELHCPLTSATLVYCDNVSSVYLSTNPVQHQRTKHIEINIHFVRDLVA, from the coding sequence ATGTATCACCAGGGTTTGGATACAGCATACCTGTTATTATATGTTGATGCTATTGTGTTGACTGCCTCCTCTACAGGCTTAGTCAAACGGATTATTGCTTCCTTACATAAGGAATTTGCTATGACTGATTTAGGCCCGCTGAACTACTTCCTTGGCATTCATGCTACTCGTACTGCGTCTAGTATTTTCCTCTCCCAGAAACAGTACGCCTCCGAGATCATTGAGCGGGCTGGTATGCCCTCATGTCATCCTTGTAGGACCCCGGTCGAAGCGGGTGCCAAACTTACTAGTCATGGTCCCCCTGTTAAGGACCCCACTATCTATCGCAGTCTTGCAGGTGCACTACAATATCTTACATATACGCGACCAGACATCTCCTACGCTATTCAGCAGATCTGTCTCTTCATGCATGACCCTCGAGAGCAACACATGCACGCTCTCAAGCGGATCATTTGTTACATTCATGGTACCGCTGACCTTAGTCTACAACTATATGCATCTTCTCCAACCACATTGGTCGCTTATTCTGACGCTGACTGGGCAGGTTGTCCCACCACCAGACGATCCACCTCAGGCTATTGTGTTTTCCTCGGTAACAATCTACTGTCATGGTCTTCTAAGAGGCAACTCACGCCTTCTCGTTCCAGTGCAGAGGCGGAATATCGGGGAGTTGCCAATGCCGTTGCCGAGACTTGTTGGATCCGTAATCTTTTGCGGGAGCTTCATTGTCCTCTTACTTCTGCTACCTTAGTTTACTGTGATAATGTCAGCTCCGTCTACCTCTCTACTAATCCGGTTCAACATCAGCGAACCAAGCACATTGAGATCAATATTCACTTTGTTCGTGATCTAGTTGCTTAG